Below is a window of Musa acuminata AAA Group cultivar baxijiao chromosome BXJ3-11, Cavendish_Baxijiao_AAA, whole genome shotgun sequence DNA.
AGGGTGATTTCTGCTGTCCATGgtgatgacgatgacgatgatgatgatgatgctgtcaCAGAATGATTGAGATGATTATGATTGGGGAGCCGGCGACATCGCGGCCGCCGAGTAACACATGTCAGCAGAAGAGGGTTGGCCGACCTGCCGGCAGTGTCCGCCATCTGCGGTTGCTGCAAGAAAGGGAGGACGGAGCCGTCACTCTTTGTACAAAGCCTTAAGCTTCGTGAGCTATCAACGGCATGGCGAAACGCGGGAAGAGTTCCCAATCATAGAGCTTAATAAttgcatctcgtttccttttccaGGTGTTCTTCCTCAAAGACCACCACTGCCTTCTCCTCCCTCCACACCCAAACTGATGGAGGGCTGAGACACAGCTCACCGATGGGGCCTCCCGATGAAGACAAACTGCCCCTCTTGCGCAGTACTCTAATGGTTTCCACCGGCCAATGAGAACACCTGTAAGAAACAATCCTTTTTGACCCTCCATATACTGGATCTCGACTCCACCAACAGCTTTCTAGCTTCTTCTCGATCTTCCTGCAAAAGATCTTTTGCTGCGATGCCAGAAAACTCCATGTCCCCTTCACCAGGCTGTGGTAACACCACAATTCATTGTGTCTGCAAGGGACAAACTCGGAGTAGCACAACCTCATCTGGATGCTGCCGATGAGACCACACCTTGGACAAGTCTTCTTCATGGCTCTTTGTCTTCTTGCTTCCAAGTCTGGTCCCAAATGCAACGTGATTTCGCAATTGGAAGTGGGAGCCTTTGATGAATCCACATCTGATTTCACTCTGGATGACAGCAAAATGCAATGTGTTGTCAATAGTATTTGCAGGTTGGTCATACAAATGTCAGGACctaagtgatcccattaactcacCCTTTGGACACATGTTGGCCCCCATATGGGTGCGAGCGTAGTGTTCCTTTCGCATTTCCTTTCCCGTTGGTTCAGATTTCATAGGAAGGGAAAGCTCTGTCATACGTTGTCCGCTCATGGAAATGTCGAGACCCCTATCCACGTAACCTTTTCACGGTAAGATAATATTGTTCATAAGGTGATCATAGTTTACTCGAGAGGAATATATTTCCATCATTTATGGAATGATTTTATGTTGTCTCcttgtatttatatttataaatttatttttttttccttgtgattcttttttaattttctcttttttttttcttgtaatacCTTAATTAAttccatatcaaaaataaataaaattaaaatttatctgATGAATATATTACTATCAATTTCAACTCAAATGTTTTGATCAGTGATTTGGACTTAATGATATTTGGTATTAAAGCTAACATATGATCTCTTATTAAGACATGATGAGACTCCAGTAGGAAAAATTATTTGTGGACACGATTTTATCCTTTCGGAGCATGTgagttctaaaaaatatttttatgagtaAGGGAGACTCAATGGACTTATGATCTCTTAGTTTTCATACTCTTCAACCAATGTGagactaaatgaccttatcagTGCTCCCTCTCGTAGGAGGAGCCAAGGACTCATAGCTAAGGTACACGACTCGGGTGCGAGTTTGTTCGACCGAGGTACAAGCCTCGAGATACTCCTCAATCAATGTAGGACTAAATGACCTTATTAGTATGTAAACTTTTGATGAGTCCTACGTAAATTAATTTATGAGGATTTAATTGATGTAttactatcaattttaacttaattATTTTAATCAATTATCCCTTGAATATAAATCTAGGATGGCCTATTTTTTCTAAATAAAGATACAGTATTTTTATATGATTTGAATTGATAAACTAAGTAACATGAATATTTATGTACTttctacaacaataacaacaatattCATGTACTTTCTACaacagtaaaagaaaaaaataattcatcTATTTTCGGAGTCCTAAATTGATGTATGTGTTCTTGAACtctaacaaaagaaagaaagactaaTCGACTGCCTACGATCGGAATGCTGCAAAACCTAAATGGGCAGACAGCAGACTTGTTTAGGTAGAACTGAAGAGTTCGTACAGATGACTGGCCAATGCTCCCGTATCACTCTGGCGAAATGAATCGAATCGAACAACAACGCATGAAGATCCATCAAATCTTTCACACTGCAAAACATGTTATTATTGTGCCTGCAAGTTCAGACCATGGCTTGTGCAGATCGAATAGAACAAGCGAAAGAGACGCCACTCCACGCGTCGCCATGAATAATTATACGCGACGATGCCGCCTTGTCCAATCACTGCCCCATGCCAACTTGTCATCATCAGAATTATTTCTCGTACGTAAGCTCATTCTGCAGTTAAGCATGGAGTCGGAGAGCCTTATGGAGATTTCTTGTTACCGCGGTCTTCTCTGGTTCTTCGGCACAAGCATCGGTCCCTCGACATAGTTATCGGAGATTGCGACGGCTGTACACGCTGCTTCTGTGGATGATAGACGCGATAATCCAATTCGTAGGGGCAGCTTTCATGGCTGAACTAGCCATTTAATGCACCCATCTTCTATATAAATCCCCCCCCTCCCCGGCCTCCTGCTCCCGGGAATTCAAGCTCTCGTAGGATGTCCGGATCCTCAAGCCTGGATCAGATCTCTTTGAGCAGCTCAAACACCCTATTCTTCGAGAGAGTGTTCAGGTGTACGGATAGAATGGGATTGAGAGACATAGAATCCACGCTGCCACCGGGGTTCAGGTTCTACCCGAGCGATGAGGAGTTGGTCTGCCATTACCTCTACCAGAAGGTGACCGATGGATTTAGAACCTCGGAAGGGACGATGGTAGAGGTGGATTTGCACACTTGTGAACCATGGGAGCTTCCAGGTGATTCGATTAATCTCATTCCTTTTTAGCTCTCATATCATATTAGGTTCCTTGAAACTGATGCATTGCATCATATGTTGGGATGATTTATTAGAACATGAACTTCTTTTTCGCCCTCTTTACAAGAGTTTCGGTTGTTTGCTTTCACCTCATGACTCGTTAGGTCATTGTGCCACTGCTGTAGATGTTGTTTCGTGGAAGCTCTATGTGATGTGAAGCTTTGGTCGAAACATGCATACTTGCTTAGCCAAagatgtttgtttcatacaagtcaAAATTTTAGGGTTGCTTCGAAATCTAAAATCTTGCTCGATGGATGATAGATGTGGCCAAACTGAGTGCCAacgagtggtacttcttcagctTTCGCGACCGCAAATACGCTACGGGATCGCGAACAAACCGAGCAACCAAATCTGGCTACTGGAAAGCCACCGGGAAAGATAGAACGATCTGTGATCCAAGGACACAGGCAATGGTTGGGATGAGGAAGACGCTGGTGTTCTATCGAGGTAGAGCTCCGAATGGAGTGAAGAGCGGCTGGGTCATGCACGAGTTCCGATTAGAGACCCCCCATTCACCTTCCAAGGTATCAGATCCACCATTTGCAATTCTTCTCTTCCACATACATACTCGCTGCAACAACACACGACAAGGACTCCTAACACAATCGATGACATATAGCTtatgcttttgtgattccttTACGCTGTTAATTGATGATTATGTGTTGGATTAGTGTTCTTCCTTTTTCTGAGATGAGTTTTTTCTTCAGAGATACGGTAAGCATGTATGTAGCTATTCAACTACTCTTTTGGTGAGAGACAGATGATAGGAATCTATTGTGGTGTTATATCTATAGCTAGTTATTGAATAATCAGTTCACATCTCAAAGACAGGAGATGTTGCGTAAGATGCTTGCAAAAAGACATGTCTATCTTCATGACCTGTTTGGACTATTTAGGTGGAGAGTAGATGCCAAAATGTACAGCTTTTAATGGACTAATAGCTCTCAAGAACTTTTAGAACCGTATATGAAAGCTTGCAAAGAAAGAGATGCGCTATGATTGTTCTCATATAGCATGTCTCAATGACTTGCATTTCTCATTTGGATGTGCTCTTCTGTGACAGGACTGGGTTCTGTGTAGAGTCTTTCACAAAAGGAAGGGGGACTCGGAGCATGACGAAGCTGGTTCTTCTTCTCTCGTATACCAGCCGACGATGCCTGATGCGTGCCATGACCAGCAGCTGGGCTCATCACTCTCTGCTGCTCTCCTACAGCAGGATGACACCAGCCCAAACCCCTTCCTGATGAACATGGCACTGCTGCAGTGCAACCTTCTTGACCTCCCAGAGGAGATGATGGGGAGCGCACCGATGGCGGGGATGAGCTCAGGGTGTGAAGATGAGTTCGGATGCTTGTCGGAATTGGGATTGGAGCACAGCATTGGGGAGGAAGGCATGGTAAGGTGGGAGGGGTAGATTAATCCTACCCTTGGGATGGACCAGTGGGATTGATGTGGGAGTTCTACATGCGTCCAACAGTAGACTTAAATGTTGATTTGGATTTGTAGAGAGTGATCGCAATAGATTTGTGTAGGATGTTAGCTAGTTGGAATATTATAGTACTACATAATATCATTTGTAAATGCTTCTATTTCTTGCTTTACAAAAGCGAGAAGAAAATTTAGATTTGTTCTTTCTAAGACTCATTTGCCGATCTACATTTTGGAACTCTTAGGATCTCTCCCCTTGGGATAAAAAACCAAAGCTAGAACAGCTTCCAAGGATTTGAGATAGATTCGGTGTGTATGGAGCTGAAATCACGATGAAGAAGAAGAGGGTGCAAATGCGGCTAATGCAGTATGGCATGCGTGCATGTAAGCGTGCAAAGCGGCAGCGCGTACGTTACACTCGTGCATGCATGCGACATGCACAGTG
It encodes the following:
- the LOC135652798 gene encoding NAC domain-containing protein 21/22-like: MSGSSSLDQISLSSSNTLFFERVFRCTDRMGLRDIESTLPPGFRFYPSDEELVCHYLYQKVTDGFRTSEGTMVEVDLHTCEPWELPDVAKLSANEWYFFSFRDRKYATGSRTNRATKSGYWKATGKDRTICDPRTQAMVGMRKTLVFYRGRAPNGVKSGWVMHEFRLETPHSPSKDWVLCRVFHKRKGDSEHDEAGSSSLVYQPTMPDACHDQQLGSSLSAALLQQDDTSPNPFLMNMALLQCNLLDLPEEMMGSAPMAGMSSGCEDEFGCLSELGLEHSIGEEGMVRWEG